A portion of the Flavobacterium magnum genome contains these proteins:
- the pyrH gene encoding UMP kinase, translating to MKFKRILLKLSGEALMGERQYGIDPARLAEYADDIKTIHDQGVQIAIVIGGGNIFRGVAGASNGMDRVQGDYMGMLATVINGMALQGALEDKGMLTRLQTALKIEAIAEPYIKRRAVRHLEKGRIVIFGAGTGNPYFTTDTAAVLRGVEIHADVILKGTRVDGIYTADPEKNPDAVKFDYISFDDVLKKGLNVMDTTAFTLSQENQLPIVVFDMNKKGNLLKICAGENIGTEVNV from the coding sequence ATGAAATTCAAAAGAATCCTCCTGAAATTAAGCGGTGAGGCCCTGATGGGAGAGCGGCAGTACGGCATCGATCCGGCAAGATTGGCAGAATACGCCGACGACATCAAGACAATCCACGACCAGGGTGTGCAGATTGCCATCGTGATTGGCGGTGGAAACATCTTCAGGGGTGTCGCAGGAGCCAGCAACGGCATGGATCGGGTTCAGGGCGATTATATGGGCATGCTTGCCACTGTGATCAACGGCATGGCATTGCAGGGAGCCCTCGAAGATAAAGGCATGTTGACGCGTTTACAGACTGCGCTAAAAATTGAAGCGATTGCGGAACCCTACATCAAAAGACGGGCTGTACGCCATCTTGAGAAAGGACGTATCGTTATTTTTGGGGCAGGCACCGGAAATCCTTATTTTACGACGGATACTGCGGCTGTGCTGCGTGGGGTTGAAATCCATGCCGACGTGATCCTGAAAGGTACGCGCGTTGATGGTATTTATACCGCCGATCCTGAGAAAAACCCGGATGCGGTAAAATTCGACTACATCTCGTTTGACGATGTACTGAAAAAAGGCCTTAATGTCATGGACACCACGGCGTTTACGCTAAGCCAGGAAAACCAGTTGCCGATTGTTGTTTTCGATATGAATAAGAAAGGCAACCTGCTCAAAATCTGCGCGGGAGAAAACATCGGGACGGAAGTGAATGTATAG
- a CDS encoding thioredoxin family protein, whose amino-acid sequence MENPITAGLADALSYAEYRSLIAKLLSENQSTGHRQSEDLTHYSRMNEARMNRLEKTVTVSEENARKLRSIGSGFTWLVLSEGWCGDAAQILPILDKLARENDHITLQIVLRDDHPALMDLFLTNNTRSIPKLIILDEDLGVRAVWGPRPKGAVELVTDYKRRVGVFDDEGKTALQLWYTKDKGISIQNEIAAIMAAL is encoded by the coding sequence ATGGAAAACCCGATTACAGCCGGCCTCGCCGACGCGCTAAGCTATGCCGAATACCGCAGCCTCATTGCAAAATTGCTGTCCGAAAACCAATCTACCGGACACCGGCAGTCTGAAGATCTCACGCATTACAGCCGCATGAATGAAGCCCGTATGAACCGGCTTGAAAAGACCGTTACGGTGTCTGAAGAAAACGCCCGCAAACTCCGGTCAATCGGCTCAGGTTTCACCTGGCTGGTCCTCTCCGAAGGCTGGTGCGGTGACGCGGCGCAGATCCTGCCCATATTGGACAAACTTGCGCGGGAAAATGACCACATTACACTTCAAATCGTACTGCGCGACGACCATCCGGCGTTAATGGATTTGTTCCTGACGAACAATACACGGTCGATACCGAAATTAATCATATTGGATGAGGATCTCGGTGTCAGGGCAGTTTGGGGGCCGCGGCCCAAAGGCGCGGTGGAACTTGTAACGGATTATAAGCGGCGGGTCGGGGTATTTGACGACGAAGGAAAAACCGCGCTACAGCTTTGGTATACTAAAGACAAGGGCATCTCCATCCAGAACGAGATTGCGGCAATCATGGCCGCTTTATAG
- a CDS encoding outer membrane beta-barrel protein: MKTLCYHKLLGCTLLFLACLSVNAQQEEQPRKNKNYFGFEIAAPIKQNEAYEENEDEPFFRGAGFYVRAGFGRRLSDWASVGLHSGIEWKFDPDLTAAPVFANLKIAPKLSQDDEVRPTVSFGYGKVFVLNKNHFSGNFLRGNLGLDIAILDANGSRQSGTLSVFFEISYYHFRPEDFENLSTFNVGLGYTFL, encoded by the coding sequence TTGAAAACACTTTGTTACCATAAATTATTAGGCTGCACTTTATTGTTCCTGGCCTGCCTCTCTGTAAACGCGCAGCAGGAAGAGCAGCCACGTAAAAACAAGAATTATTTTGGGTTTGAAATCGCCGCGCCCATCAAGCAAAACGAGGCGTACGAAGAAAATGAAGACGAACCTTTTTTTCGCGGAGCCGGATTTTACGTCCGTGCCGGTTTCGGCCGGCGTCTCAGCGATTGGGCGTCAGTGGGGCTGCATTCCGGGATAGAGTGGAAGTTTGATCCGGATTTGACCGCCGCACCGGTATTTGCAAATCTTAAAATTGCGCCCAAATTGTCACAGGACGATGAGGTCAGGCCCACCGTGTCATTCGGTTACGGCAAAGTTTTCGTATTGAACAAAAACCATTTTTCGGGAAATTTCCTGCGCGGCAACCTGGGTTTGGATATTGCTATCCTTGATGCCAATGGAAGCCGTCAGTCCGGTACGCTTTCGGTATTTTTCGAAATCTCTTATTATCATTTCAGGCCGGAGGATTTTGAGAACCTCTCCACATTTAATGTGGGCCTCGGCTATACCTTCCTATAA
- the truB gene encoding tRNA pseudouridine(55) synthase TruB: MTAEDFQNGQILLVDKPLQWSSFQAVNKMKWALKSKLGIRKIKIGHAGTLDPLASGLLIVCTGKFTKRIPELQGQQKEYTGTFYIGATTPSYDLETEIDATFPISHIDDTMIERAVMQFIGEIDQKPPVFSAIKKDGKRLYEHARAGETVEIAARKTTIHEFEITRIALPEVDFRVVCSKGTYIRSLAYDFGKALQSGAHLTELRRTKIGDYHVDNAINVADFENTLLP, encoded by the coding sequence ATGACAGCTGAAGATTTCCAGAATGGCCAGATCCTGCTGGTTGACAAACCCCTTCAATGGTCGTCGTTTCAGGCGGTCAACAAGATGAAATGGGCGCTAAAGAGTAAACTTGGCATCCGGAAAATTAAAATTGGCCATGCCGGAACGCTCGATCCACTGGCTTCAGGCCTGCTGATTGTCTGCACTGGGAAATTCACCAAAAGGATTCCGGAATTGCAGGGCCAGCAAAAGGAATACACAGGCACATTCTATATTGGGGCTACTACGCCGTCTTATGACCTGGAAACGGAAATCGACGCGACCTTCCCGATTTCCCATATCGATGACACAATGATTGAGCGGGCCGTAATGCAGTTCATTGGTGAAATTGACCAAAAACCGCCGGTTTTCTCTGCGATAAAGAAAGACGGCAAACGCCTTTACGAACACGCGCGCGCCGGCGAAACGGTTGAAATCGCTGCCAGAAAAACCACAATCCACGAATTTGAGATTACCCGTATCGCATTGCCTGAGGTTGATTTCCGGGTGGTATGCAGCAAGGGAACCTACATCCGATCGCTCGCCTACGATTTCGGGAAAGCACTGCAGTCCGGTGCCCACCTCACGGAGTTAAGGCGCACTAAGATCGGGGATTATCATGTTGACAATGCCATAAACGTTGCTGATTTTGAAAACACTTTGTTACCATAA
- a CDS encoding undecaprenyl-diphosphate phosphatase, with protein sequence MDYIQAILLAIIEGITEFLPISSTGHMVVFSSFMGIEKDDFTKLFEIVIQLAAILSVVAIYWRKFFDFKRPGFYVKLMIAVIPALFIGGLFKKHIEKMMETPVVIAIMLLIGGIVLLFVDKWFPNPKITDETQISNKKALTIGFYQTLAVVFPGTSRSAATIIGGMEQKLDRKTAAEFSFFLAVPTMFAATVKSIYDVWKNSPEVLNTDNLGLLAVGNVVAFIVSYASIKFLINYLTKNGFRIFGYYRIALGIILLSIYYFESPASA encoded by the coding sequence ATGGATTATATTCAGGCGATCCTGCTCGCAATCATCGAAGGCATAACCGAATTCCTGCCGATTTCCTCTACCGGGCATATGGTCGTTTTCTCGTCCTTTATGGGTATTGAGAAAGACGACTTTACCAAATTATTTGAAATCGTAATCCAATTGGCCGCAATCCTTTCCGTAGTGGCCATCTACTGGCGCAAGTTCTTCGATTTCAAAAGACCGGGCTTTTATGTCAAGCTGATGATTGCCGTGATTCCGGCATTATTCATCGGTGGTCTCTTCAAGAAGCACATCGAGAAGATGATGGAAACGCCCGTGGTGATTGCCATAATGCTGCTCATCGGAGGTATCGTACTGCTTTTTGTCGACAAGTGGTTCCCGAATCCGAAAATCACTGACGAGACGCAGATTTCCAACAAGAAAGCCCTTACTATTGGATTTTACCAAACCTTGGCCGTCGTGTTCCCGGGCACGAGTCGCAGCGCAGCGACGATTATTGGCGGGATGGAACAGAAGCTGGATCGGAAGACTGCGGCTGAATTTTCATTTTTCCTTGCCGTTCCCACGATGTTTGCGGCCACAGTGAAAAGCATTTACGACGTCTGGAAGAACTCGCCTGAGGTACTCAATACCGACAACCTCGGATTGCTGGCTGTCGGGAACGTCGTGGCATTCATCGTCTCTTACGCTTCGATTAAATTCCTGATCAATTACCTGACCAAAAACGGATTCAGGATTTTCGGGTATTACCGGATTGCACTTGGGATTATCCTGCTTTCGATTTATTATTTTGAATCACCGGCTTCTGCATAA
- a CDS encoding DUF3098 domain-containing protein, with amino-acid sequence MKHSEQHKHKDDFLFDKINYKILLIGLGVIALGFILMTGGGSDDPKVFSEDIFSFRRIRLAPTTVLIGFGITIYAILKSPKSVGNE; translated from the coding sequence ATGAAACATTCAGAACAGCACAAGCACAAGGACGACTTCCTTTTCGACAAGATCAACTATAAAATCCTGCTGATCGGACTGGGCGTGATTGCATTGGGTTTTATCCTGATGACGGGTGGCGGCAGTGATGATCCGAAAGTTTTCAGCGAAGATATTTTCAGTTTCCGAAGGATCCGCCTCGCACCGACCACGGTGCTGATCGGTTTCGGGATCACAATCTATGCCATACTGAAATCCCCTAAGTCAGTTGGAAACGAATAG
- a CDS encoding cell division protein FtsX: MSSSYEKFKKRRLITSYFSVVLSIFLVLFLLGGLGLFVINSQKLSDHFKEEIPMTIFFRNEATDSVHKAFAAELKTARFVKNSEFVTKEEAAKRYSKEMGEDFMAFAGENPLENSFDIHLNAAYIRNDSIRKIEDRFRKNDMISDIVYDDVLVDLVYQNIEDVSMWILVASAIFALIAVLLINSSMRLSIYSNRFIIKTMQMVGATKSFIRRPFIVRSILLGIIGSVLAVAALLIALVTLDEHYPDLKIVEDQAMTGLVLLGVIVTGILITWVSTFFATQRFLNLRTDDLY, translated from the coding sequence ATGAGTTCGTCTTACGAAAAGTTCAAAAAGCGCCGGCTGATTACGTCTTATTTTTCTGTCGTACTAAGTATTTTTCTGGTGCTTTTCCTGTTGGGCGGTTTAGGTTTATTTGTTATCAATTCCCAAAAGCTTTCCGACCATTTCAAGGAAGAAATCCCCATGACGATTTTCTTCAGGAATGAGGCAACAGACAGTGTTCACAAGGCGTTTGCGGCTGAGTTGAAAACAGCCCGTTTTGTGAAAAACAGTGAATTCGTTACCAAGGAAGAAGCGGCCAAACGGTATTCAAAGGAAATGGGCGAGGACTTCATGGCTTTTGCCGGAGAGAATCCGCTTGAGAACAGTTTCGATATCCACCTTAATGCCGCGTACATCCGCAACGACAGCATCCGTAAAATAGAGGACCGGTTCCGTAAAAATGACATGATTTCGGATATTGTTTACGATGACGTACTTGTCGACCTGGTTTACCAGAACATCGAGGACGTCAGTATGTGGATCCTCGTGGCCAGCGCTATTTTTGCACTGATTGCGGTACTGCTGATCAACAGCTCCATGCGGTTGTCAATATACTCCAACCGGTTTATCATCAAAACGATGCAGATGGTCGGTGCGACCAAATCGTTTATCCGCAGGCCGTTCATCGTGCGCAGCATACTGCTAGGGATCATCGGATCGGTGTTGGCCGTAGCCGCATTGCTCATTGCGCTGGTTACGCTTGACGAGCATTACCCTGACCTTAAAATAGTCGAAGACCAGGCCATGACGGGACTGGTGTTGCTCGGCGTCATCGTGACCGGCATCCTGATCACGTGGGTCAGTACGTTTTTTGCCACCCAGCGCTTTTTGAACCTCAGGACCGACGACCTTTATTAA
- the leuS gene encoding leucine--tRNA ligase, translated as MKYNPTEIEKNWQKYWADHQTFAAENNSGKPKYYVLDMFPYPSGAGLHVGHPLGYIASDIYARYKRHKGFNVLHPQGYDSFGLPAEQYAIQTGQHPEKTTRENIARYREQLDKIGFSFDWSREVRTSSPEYYKWTQWIFIQLYNSWYNKDTDKADDISTLVAIFERSGNATVHAVCDDDVDIFFPSEWNAFSDEKKQQVLLQYRLTYLAETEVNWCPALGTVLANDEIVNGVSERGGHPVIRKKMTQWSMRISAYAERLLQGLETIDWTEALKESQRNWIGKSVGASVTFRLKNSENESDNIDYILSGDETSDYKIEVFTTRPDTIFGVTFMTLAPEHELVSKITTPGQKAAVEAYVEATARRSERERMADVKTISGVFTGAYAEHPFTKEAIPVWIGDYVLAGYGTGAVMAVPCGDERDYAFAKHFGIAIKNIFDGIDISESAHASKDNVVIANSDFLDGLNYKEATKKAITALEEISQGKGKTNYRLRDAVFSRQRYWGEPFPVYYVNGMPQMIDKQHLPIHLPEVEKYLPTEDGQPPLGNSKEWAWDTVKNEVVSNDKIDHSTVFPLELNTMPGWAGSSWYWLRYMDAHNEAEFVSKEDEAYWQNVDLYIGGSEHATGHLLYARFWNKFLKDRGFINQDEPFKKLINQGMILGTSAFAYRLEGTNTFVSKNKVGDQKVQPIHADVNMVNASDELDIDAFKNWRADFADAEFITEDNGKFIVAREVEKMSKSKYNVVTPDLICEEYGADTLRLYEMFLGPLEQSKPWNTAGITGVFGFLKKLWRLYFDDKGLIVNANPASKEALKTLHKTIKKVQDDIEHFSFNTSVSQFMICVNELSAMNCHERVILEPLAIIISPYAPHIAEELWKHLGHDGSIATVPFPIFNPEHLVESSKEYPVSFNGKTRFTIELPLDLSKEQIEDIVMNDERTAKQLEGRTPNKVIVVPGKIINIVG; from the coding sequence ATGAAGTACAATCCTACCGAAATCGAAAAGAACTGGCAAAAATACTGGGCAGACCACCAGACCTTTGCCGCGGAAAACAACTCAGGCAAACCAAAATATTATGTGCTCGACATGTTCCCGTACCCTTCCGGTGCCGGGCTTCACGTAGGGCATCCGCTGGGTTATATCGCTTCGGATATTTATGCGCGCTACAAACGCCATAAGGGCTTTAACGTACTGCATCCGCAGGGATACGACAGTTTTGGCCTTCCGGCAGAACAATATGCGATCCAGACCGGGCAGCATCCCGAGAAGACGACGAGGGAAAATATCGCGCGTTACCGCGAGCAACTGGACAAAATCGGGTTTTCATTCGACTGGAGCCGCGAAGTACGCACTTCATCACCTGAGTATTACAAGTGGACGCAGTGGATCTTCATCCAGCTCTACAACTCATGGTACAATAAGGACACCGATAAGGCGGACGACATCTCAACGCTGGTTGCCATTTTTGAACGAAGCGGCAATGCTACCGTGCATGCGGTCTGCGATGACGATGTGGACATTTTCTTCCCGTCTGAATGGAATGCGTTTTCCGATGAAAAAAAGCAACAGGTCCTGCTTCAGTACCGCCTGACCTACCTCGCCGAAACGGAAGTGAACTGGTGCCCGGCACTGGGTACGGTCCTGGCCAATGATGAAATCGTGAATGGCGTCTCAGAACGCGGCGGGCATCCCGTCATCCGCAAAAAGATGACGCAGTGGAGCATGCGCATTTCCGCATACGCCGAACGGCTGCTGCAAGGCCTGGAAACCATCGACTGGACTGAGGCGCTCAAGGAAAGCCAGCGGAACTGGATCGGGAAATCGGTCGGTGCATCGGTCACCTTCAGGTTGAAAAATTCTGAAAATGAAAGCGACAATATCGATTATATCCTTTCCGGCGACGAAACCAGTGATTATAAAATTGAGGTGTTCACCACCCGTCCTGATACGATTTTCGGCGTCACGTTTATGACGCTGGCCCCGGAACACGAACTCGTTTCAAAAATCACAACGCCCGGGCAGAAAGCGGCCGTCGAGGCGTATGTAGAGGCCACCGCGCGCCGCTCAGAACGCGAGCGCATGGCTGATGTGAAGACAATCTCGGGCGTATTTACGGGTGCCTACGCCGAACATCCATTTACAAAAGAGGCCATCCCGGTTTGGATAGGTGATTATGTCCTGGCCGGCTACGGGACCGGTGCAGTTATGGCCGTGCCGTGTGGTGACGAACGCGACTACGCGTTTGCGAAGCACTTCGGCATCGCAATAAAAAACATTTTTGATGGCATCGACATCTCTGAATCCGCGCATGCTTCAAAGGACAATGTTGTGATTGCCAATTCGGATTTCCTCGACGGACTCAATTATAAGGAAGCCACCAAAAAAGCCATCACGGCGCTCGAAGAAATCAGCCAGGGCAAAGGCAAGACGAACTACCGTTTACGCGACGCGGTATTTTCGCGTCAAAGGTACTGGGGCGAGCCATTCCCGGTATATTATGTAAATGGCATGCCGCAGATGATCGACAAACAACATTTGCCCATCCACCTTCCTGAAGTGGAGAAATATCTTCCTACAGAAGACGGGCAGCCGCCGCTGGGCAACTCAAAAGAATGGGCCTGGGACACTGTCAAAAATGAAGTCGTTTCGAATGACAAGATTGATCACTCAACCGTATTCCCACTTGAATTGAATACGATGCCGGGTTGGGCCGGAAGTTCATGGTACTGGCTTCGTTATATGGACGCGCACAATGAGGCTGAGTTTGTTTCGAAAGAAGACGAAGCGTACTGGCAGAATGTCGATCTATATATTGGCGGAAGCGAGCACGCGACCGGGCATTTGCTGTATGCCCGTTTCTGGAACAAGTTCCTGAAAGACCGCGGATTCATCAATCAGGATGAGCCGTTTAAGAAATTGATCAATCAGGGGATGATATTGGGGACAAGCGCTTTTGCGTACCGACTCGAGGGAACAAATACTTTTGTTTCCAAAAACAAGGTGGGCGACCAAAAAGTACAACCCATTCATGCCGACGTCAATATGGTAAATGCATCCGACGAGCTCGATATCGACGCATTCAAAAACTGGCGTGCTGATTTTGCGGATGCCGAATTCATCACTGAAGACAACGGCAAATTCATCGTAGCCCGCGAAGTCGAAAAAATGTCCAAATCCAAATACAACGTCGTCACCCCGGATCTGATCTGCGAGGAATACGGCGCCGATACGCTGCGGCTGTACGAGATGTTCCTCGGGCCGCTTGAGCAGTCCAAGCCTTGGAATACGGCCGGAATCACCGGTGTTTTCGGTTTCCTTAAAAAATTATGGAGACTTTATTTCGACGATAAGGGATTGATCGTCAATGCAAATCCCGCCTCGAAAGAAGCGTTGAAAACACTACACAAGACAATTAAGAAAGTCCAGGATGATATCGAGCATTTCTCATTCAACACCTCGGTCAGCCAGTTTATGATTTGCGTCAATGAACTCAGCGCCATGAATTGCCACGAGCGCGTGATTTTAGAGCCGTTGGCAATCATCATTTCTCCGTATGCGCCACATATCGCTGAGGAATTGTGGAAACACCTCGGGCACGACGGCAGCATCGCGACGGTACCCTTCCCGATCTTCAATCCCGAGCATCTGGTGGAAAGCAGCAAAGAATACCCGGTGTCTTTTAATGGGAAAACGCGTTTTACGATCGAGCTTCCGCTGGATTTATCCAAAGAACAGATCGAAGACATCGTGATGAACGACGAACGTACTGCAAAACAATTAGAAGGCCGTACGCCCAATAAGGTGATTGTTGTTCCGGGAAAAATCATCAATATTGTCGGATAG
- a CDS encoding zinc metallopeptidase, which produces MGPGYLILAILIMGVSWLVGNTLKRKFEHYSKLHLQNNMSGREIAEKMLADHGIYDVKVISTEGRLTDHYNPADKTVNLSEAVYNQRNAAAAAVAAHECGHAVQHAQAYSMLKLRSTLVPVVSVASGMIQWILIAGILMIKTFPELLLVGIFAFALTTLFTVITLPVEYDASQRALAWLENRQMLTRQEHDGAKDALKWAARTYVVAAIGSIATLLYYISVYSNNRR; this is translated from the coding sequence ATGGGACCCGGATATCTGATTCTCGCCATTCTGATTATGGGCGTAAGCTGGTTGGTCGGCAATACGCTGAAGCGAAAATTTGAACATTACTCCAAACTGCATTTGCAGAACAATATGTCAGGTCGGGAGATCGCTGAGAAAATGCTCGCCGATCACGGAATTTATGACGTAAAAGTCATCTCGACCGAGGGCCGCCTGACTGACCATTACAACCCCGCCGACAAAACGGTAAACCTCAGCGAGGCCGTTTACAACCAACGCAATGCGGCCGCTGCTGCCGTTGCCGCGCACGAATGCGGCCATGCGGTGCAACATGCTCAGGCGTATTCGATGCTGAAATTGCGCTCGACACTGGTTCCCGTGGTGAGCGTGGCTTCCGGCATGATCCAGTGGATCCTGATTGCGGGCATCCTGATGATCAAGACCTTTCCGGAGTTGCTGCTCGTGGGCATCTTTGCTTTCGCGCTGACCACTTTGTTTACCGTCATCACACTACCCGTGGAGTACGACGCGAGCCAACGGGCGCTGGCCTGGCTTGAAAACAGGCAGATGCTGACAAGGCAGGAACACGATGGCGCGAAAGATGCGCTCAAGTGGGCCGCACGTACCTACGTCGTCGCCGCTATCGGCTCGATTGCGACGTTGTTGTATTATATTTCAGTGTATTCGAACAACCGCAGGTAA
- a CDS encoding Lrp/AsnC ligand binding domain-containing protein, giving the protein MKINALQIEIDGIDKEILRDLMADARKPILQIANKIGISGAAIHQRLRKLEQSGVISGSKFTVSNKVLGYSTMAFVGIYLDKAARNPEAVKELRKIPEVLECHYTTGNWSILIKIICRDNEHLMNLLNTKIQVIEGVSRTETFISLDQQIERQIQL; this is encoded by the coding sequence ATGAAAATAAATGCCCTTCAGATAGAAATTGATGGCATCGACAAGGAAATCCTTCGCGACCTGATGGCCGATGCCCGTAAACCCATACTGCAGATCGCCAACAAAATTGGCATTTCCGGCGCCGCAATCCACCAAAGATTGCGCAAGCTCGAGCAATCAGGTGTCATTTCAGGATCGAAATTTACCGTAAGCAACAAGGTTCTGGGTTACAGCACGATGGCTTTCGTCGGGATTTACCTTGACAAAGCCGCCCGGAATCCTGAGGCCGTGAAGGAGTTGCGTAAAATTCCTGAAGTCCTGGAGTGCCATTACACCACCGGAAACTGGTCCATCCTGATCAAGATCATCTGCCGCGACAATGAGCACCTCATGAACCTGCTCAACACCAAAATTCAGGTCATCGAGGGCGTCTCGCGTACAGAAACTTTCATCTCGCTTGACCAGCAGATTGAGCGACAGATCCAGTTGTAA
- a CDS encoding saccharopine dehydrogenase family protein: MRNILIIGAGRSASSLIQYLLAKSDSENLHLTIGDLSVELAQKKTNNHPNATAIALDIFDEAQRRAEIGKADIVISMLPAHLHFEVAKDCIGFMKHMVTASYISDAMQSLDAAAKENGLVFMNEIGLDPGIDHMSAMKVIDEIRDKGGKMILFESFCGGLVAPESDDNLWNYKFTWAPRNVVLAGQGGAAKFIQEGTYKYIPYHKLFRRTEFLEVEGYGRFEGYANRDSLKYRSIYGLDDILTLYRGTIRRVGYSRAWNMFVQLGMTDDTYMIDNSDTISYREFTNLFLPYHPTDSVEIKMRLQLGIEQDDIMWDKLLELDIFNPDKIVGLRNATPAQILEKILSDKWTLQPDDKDMIVMYHKFGYEIDGEQKQIDSKMVCIGDDQTYTAMAKTVGLPVAMATLQILNGNITTPGVQLPIRREVYEPILKELEEYGVIFNEKQVTYFGYNPDKLS; the protein is encoded by the coding sequence ATGAGAAATATCCTGATCATTGGTGCCGGACGCTCGGCATCTTCGCTGATACAATACCTGCTTGCCAAATCCGATTCGGAAAACCTGCACCTGACCATCGGTGACCTTTCCGTCGAACTCGCGCAAAAGAAAACCAATAACCACCCTAATGCCACCGCAATCGCATTGGATATTTTTGATGAAGCGCAGCGCAGGGCCGAAATCGGCAAAGCAGACATTGTCATCTCGATGCTGCCCGCACACCTGCATTTTGAAGTCGCAAAGGACTGCATCGGATTCATGAAGCATATGGTCACGGCGTCATACATCAGCGATGCCATGCAAAGCCTCGACGCAGCCGCAAAGGAAAACGGGCTGGTATTCATGAATGAAATCGGACTCGATCCCGGCATCGACCATATGAGTGCGATGAAGGTCATCGATGAGATCCGGGATAAAGGTGGGAAGATGATTTTGTTTGAATCGTTCTGCGGCGGACTCGTAGCACCGGAGTCTGACGACAACCTGTGGAATTACAAATTTACCTGGGCACCGCGAAATGTTGTCCTTGCAGGGCAGGGTGGGGCGGCCAAGTTCATTCAGGAAGGCACTTACAAATACATCCCATACCATAAACTTTTCCGGCGGACCGAGTTCCTGGAAGTCGAAGGCTATGGCCGATTTGAGGGCTATGCCAACCGCGATTCGCTCAAATACCGAAGCATCTACGGACTCGACGATATCCTCACCCTCTACCGCGGAACCATTCGCCGCGTGGGGTATTCCCGCGCCTGGAATATGTTCGTACAGCTCGGCATGACCGACGATACGTATATGATCGACAATTCAGACACCATAAGCTACCGCGAATTCACCAACCTTTTCCTGCCCTACCACCCCACGGACTCGGTGGAAATCAAGATGCGCCTGCAACTCGGGATAGAACAGGATGACATCATGTGGGACAAATTGCTCGAACTCGATATTTTCAACCCGGATAAGATCGTCGGCCTCAGGAATGCCACGCCGGCGCAGATCCTTGAGAAAATCCTGTCGGATAAATGGACGCTGCAGCCGGACGACAAGGACATGATCGTGATGTATCATAAATTCGGTTACGAGATCGACGGCGAACAAAAGCAAATCGACTCAAAGATGGTCTGCATCGGCGACGACCAGACTTATACTGCCATGGCCAAGACCGTTGGGCTCCCCGTTGCCATGGCGACGCTCCAGATCCTCAACGGCAACATCACCACGCCGGGCGTCCAGCTCCCGATACGCCGGGAAGTCTATGAGCCCATATTGAAGGAGCTCGAGGAGTATGGCGTCATTTTTAATGAAAAACAGGTGACTTATTTCGGATACAATCCGGATAAGCTCAGTTAG
- a CDS encoding DUF423 domain-containing protein encodes MEKKIVGTGAFLGFLGIVLGAFGAHALKKMLTPELLAAFETGVRYQMYNAVFLLVLGRLDLITDRARNIIFNLIVWGVVLFSGSLYTLALLSAADISLRFVGILTPFGGTLLIVGWFWLFVAVFRKKS; translated from the coding sequence ATGGAAAAGAAAATCGTTGGCACCGGCGCGTTTTTAGGATTTTTGGGCATTGTGCTCGGGGCTTTCGGCGCGCACGCGCTGAAAAAAATGTTGACTCCCGAACTCCTGGCCGCATTCGAGACCGGAGTGCGTTACCAAATGTACAACGCCGTGTTCCTTTTGGTCCTGGGGAGACTTGACCTCATTACAGACCGCGCGAGAAATATAATCTTCAACCTGATTGTCTGGGGCGTAGTCCTGTTCTCAGGATCGCTTTACACATTGGCCTTGCTGTCGGCAGCTGACATCAGTCTCCGATTCGTCGGAATCCTCACACCTTTTGGCGGAACATTGCTGATTGTAGGCTGGTTTTGGTTATTCGTTGCCGTTTTTCGCAAAAAATCATAA